One genomic region from Sylvia atricapilla isolate bSylAtr1 chromosome 16, bSylAtr1.pri, whole genome shotgun sequence encodes:
- the UCKL1 gene encoding uridine-cytidine kinase-like 1 isoform X3 yields MAAAPVPEGAPVEQHDSNSSAESLDRLYPAVGSTKPPRKRTTSQCKSEPPLLRTSKRTIYTAGRPPWYNEHGTQSKEAFVIGLGGGSASGKTTVATMIIEALDVPWVVLLSMDSFYKVLTKQQQEQAASNDFNFDHPDAFDFDLIIATLKKLKQGKSVKIPIYDFTTHSRKKEWKTLYGANVIIFEGIMAFADKELLKLLDLKIFVDTDSDIRLVRRLRRDISERGRDIEGVIKQYNKFVKPAFDQYIQPTMRLADIVVPRGSGNTVAIDLIVQHVHSQLEERKLRWDMAALASAHQCHPLPQTLSVLKSTPQVRGMHTIIRNKETSRDEFIFYSKRLMRLLIEHALSLLPFQSCTVQTPQGHDYEGRTYSGKQITGVSILRAGETMEPALRAVCKDVRIGTILIQTNCNTGEPELHYLRLPKDISEDHVILMDCTVSTGAAAMMAVRVLLDHDVPEDKIFLLSLLMAEMGVHSVAYAFPRVKIITTAVDKKVNDLFRIIPGIGNFGDRYFGTDAPPDWSDDEDALST; encoded by the exons TAACAGCAGTGCTGAGTCCCTGGACCGGCTGTACCCCGCCGTGGGCTCCACCAAGCCGCCCCGCAAGCGGACCACCAGCCAGTGCAAGTCTGAGCCCCCGCTGCTGCGCACCAGCAAAAGGACCATCTACACAGCAGGCCGGCCACCCTGGTACAACGAGCATGGCACGCAGTCCAAGGAGGCCTTTGTCATAG GCCTGGGAGGAGGCAGTGCCTCTGGGAAGACCACAGTGGCCACCATGATCATTGAAGCTCTTGATGTCCCATGGGTGGTTCTGCTCTCCATGGACTCCTTTTACAAG gTGCTgaccaagcagcagcaggagcaggcagccagcAACGACTTCAACTTTGACCACCCCGACGCCTTTGACTTTGACCTCATCATCGCCACCCTGAAGAAGCTGAAGCAAGGCAAGAGTGTCAAGATCCCCATCTACGACTTCACCACCCACAGCCGGAAGAAGGAATGG AAAACCCTGTATGGCGCCAATGTGATTATCTTTGAAGGCATCATGGCATTCGCAGACAAGGAGCTCCTGAAG CTCTTGGATCTGAAGATATTCGTGGACACAGACTCGGACATCCGCTTGGTGCGCCGCCTGCGCAGGGACATCAGCGAGCGCGGCCGGGACATCGAGGGTGTCATCAAGCAGTACAACAAGTTTGTCAAGCCTGCCTTCGACCAGTACATCCAGCCCACCATGAGGCTGGCAGACATCGTTGTCCCCAGAG GGAGTGGAAACACTGTGGCCATCGACCTGATTGTTCAGCATGTCCACAGCCAGCTGGAAGAG AGGAAGCTGCGCTGGGATAT GGCTGCCCTGGCGTCTGCccaccagtgccaccccctTCCTCAGACCCTCAGTGTGCTGAAGAGCACCCCTCAGGTGAGGGGCATGCACACCATCATCAG AAACAAGGAGACCAGCAGAGATGAGTTCATTTTCTACTCCAAAAGGTTGATGCGGTTGCTGATTGAGCACGCGCTCTCCCTGCTCCCGTTCCAG AGCTGCACAGTCCAGACCCCTCAGGGACACGACTACGAAGGGAGGACATACAGTGGGAAACAA atCACCGGGGTGTCCATCCTGCGAGCGGGAGAGACCATGGAGCCGGCGCTGCGCGCGGTGTGCAAGGACGTCCGCATCGGCACCATCCTCATCCAGACCAACTGCAACACCGGCGAGCCCGAG CTCCACTACCTGCGGCTGCCAAAGGACATTAGCGAGGACCACGTCATTCTGATGGACTGCACAGTCTCCACGGGTGCTGCAGCCATGATGGCAGTGAGGGTGCTGCTG GATCATGATGTCCCAGAGGACAAGatcttcctgctctccctgctcatggcagagatGGGTGTCCACTCGGTTGCCTATGCATTCCCCCGGGTGAAGATCATCACCACGGCTGTGGACAAGAAGGTGAATGACCTCTTTCGGATAATCCCCGGCATCG GGAATTTTGGTGATCGGTACTTCGGGACGGACGCTCCTCCTGACTGGAGCGATGATGAGGATGCTCTGAGCACTTAG
- the UCKL1 gene encoding uridine-cytidine kinase-like 1 isoform X1 codes for MSSPPAFSSVRISGCWALGPDGGNSSAESLDRLYPAVGSTKPPRKRTTSQCKSEPPLLRTSKRTIYTAGRPPWYNEHGTQSKEAFVIGLGGGSASGKTTVATMIIEALDVPWVVLLSMDSFYKVLTKQQQEQAASNDFNFDHPDAFDFDLIIATLKKLKQGKSVKIPIYDFTTHSRKKEWKTLYGANVIIFEGIMAFADKELLKLLDLKIFVDTDSDIRLVRRLRRDISERGRDIEGVIKQYNKFVKPAFDQYIQPTMRLADIVVPRGSGNTVAIDLIVQHVHSQLEERKLRWDMAALASAHQCHPLPQTLSVLKSTPQVRGMHTIIRNKETSRDEFIFYSKRLMRLLIEHALSLLPFQSCTVQTPQGHDYEGRTYSGKQITGVSILRAGETMEPALRAVCKDVRIGTILIQTNCNTGEPELHYLRLPKDISEDHVILMDCTVSTGAAAMMAVRVLLDHDVPEDKIFLLSLLMAEMGVHSVAYAFPRVKIITTAVDKKVNDLFRIIPGIGNFGDRYFGTDAPPDWSDDEDALST; via the exons TAACAGCAGTGCTGAGTCCCTGGACCGGCTGTACCCCGCCGTGGGCTCCACCAAGCCGCCCCGCAAGCGGACCACCAGCCAGTGCAAGTCTGAGCCCCCGCTGCTGCGCACCAGCAAAAGGACCATCTACACAGCAGGCCGGCCACCCTGGTACAACGAGCATGGCACGCAGTCCAAGGAGGCCTTTGTCATAG GCCTGGGAGGAGGCAGTGCCTCTGGGAAGACCACAGTGGCCACCATGATCATTGAAGCTCTTGATGTCCCATGGGTGGTTCTGCTCTCCATGGACTCCTTTTACAAG gTGCTgaccaagcagcagcaggagcaggcagccagcAACGACTTCAACTTTGACCACCCCGACGCCTTTGACTTTGACCTCATCATCGCCACCCTGAAGAAGCTGAAGCAAGGCAAGAGTGTCAAGATCCCCATCTACGACTTCACCACCCACAGCCGGAAGAAGGAATGG AAAACCCTGTATGGCGCCAATGTGATTATCTTTGAAGGCATCATGGCATTCGCAGACAAGGAGCTCCTGAAG CTCTTGGATCTGAAGATATTCGTGGACACAGACTCGGACATCCGCTTGGTGCGCCGCCTGCGCAGGGACATCAGCGAGCGCGGCCGGGACATCGAGGGTGTCATCAAGCAGTACAACAAGTTTGTCAAGCCTGCCTTCGACCAGTACATCCAGCCCACCATGAGGCTGGCAGACATCGTTGTCCCCAGAG GGAGTGGAAACACTGTGGCCATCGACCTGATTGTTCAGCATGTCCACAGCCAGCTGGAAGAG AGGAAGCTGCGCTGGGATAT GGCTGCCCTGGCGTCTGCccaccagtgccaccccctTCCTCAGACCCTCAGTGTGCTGAAGAGCACCCCTCAGGTGAGGGGCATGCACACCATCATCAG AAACAAGGAGACCAGCAGAGATGAGTTCATTTTCTACTCCAAAAGGTTGATGCGGTTGCTGATTGAGCACGCGCTCTCCCTGCTCCCGTTCCAG AGCTGCACAGTCCAGACCCCTCAGGGACACGACTACGAAGGGAGGACATACAGTGGGAAACAA atCACCGGGGTGTCCATCCTGCGAGCGGGAGAGACCATGGAGCCGGCGCTGCGCGCGGTGTGCAAGGACGTCCGCATCGGCACCATCCTCATCCAGACCAACTGCAACACCGGCGAGCCCGAG CTCCACTACCTGCGGCTGCCAAAGGACATTAGCGAGGACCACGTCATTCTGATGGACTGCACAGTCTCCACGGGTGCTGCAGCCATGATGGCAGTGAGGGTGCTGCTG GATCATGATGTCCCAGAGGACAAGatcttcctgctctccctgctcatggcagagatGGGTGTCCACTCGGTTGCCTATGCATTCCCCCGGGTGAAGATCATCACCACGGCTGTGGACAAGAAGGTGAATGACCTCTTTCGGATAATCCCCGGCATCG GGAATTTTGGTGATCGGTACTTCGGGACGGACGCTCCTCCTGACTGGAGCGATGATGAGGATGCTCTGAGCACTTAG
- the UCKL1 gene encoding uridine-cytidine kinase-like 1 isoform X2: MSSPPAFSSVRISGCWALGPDGGNSSAESLDRLYPAVGSTKPPRKRTTSQCKSEPPLLRTSKRTIYTAGRPPWYNEHGTQSKEAFVIGLGGGSASGKTTVATMIIEALDVPWVVLLSMDSFYKVLTKQQQEQAASNDFNFDHPDAFDFDLIIATLKKLKQGKSVKIPIYDFTTHSRKKEWKTLYGANVIIFEGIMAFADKELLKLLDLKIFVDTDSDIRLVRRLRRDISERGRDIEGVIKQYNKFVKPAFDQYIQPTMRLADIVVPRGSGNTVAIDLIVQHVHSQLEERELSVRAALASAHQCHPLPQTLSVLKSTPQVRGMHTIIRNKETSRDEFIFYSKRLMRLLIEHALSLLPFQSCTVQTPQGHDYEGRTYSGKQITGVSILRAGETMEPALRAVCKDVRIGTILIQTNCNTGEPELHYLRLPKDISEDHVILMDCTVSTGAAAMMAVRVLLDHDVPEDKIFLLSLLMAEMGVHSVAYAFPRVKIITTAVDKKVNDLFRIIPGIGNFGDRYFGTDAPPDWSDDEDALST; this comes from the exons TAACAGCAGTGCTGAGTCCCTGGACCGGCTGTACCCCGCCGTGGGCTCCACCAAGCCGCCCCGCAAGCGGACCACCAGCCAGTGCAAGTCTGAGCCCCCGCTGCTGCGCACCAGCAAAAGGACCATCTACACAGCAGGCCGGCCACCCTGGTACAACGAGCATGGCACGCAGTCCAAGGAGGCCTTTGTCATAG GCCTGGGAGGAGGCAGTGCCTCTGGGAAGACCACAGTGGCCACCATGATCATTGAAGCTCTTGATGTCCCATGGGTGGTTCTGCTCTCCATGGACTCCTTTTACAAG gTGCTgaccaagcagcagcaggagcaggcagccagcAACGACTTCAACTTTGACCACCCCGACGCCTTTGACTTTGACCTCATCATCGCCACCCTGAAGAAGCTGAAGCAAGGCAAGAGTGTCAAGATCCCCATCTACGACTTCACCACCCACAGCCGGAAGAAGGAATGG AAAACCCTGTATGGCGCCAATGTGATTATCTTTGAAGGCATCATGGCATTCGCAGACAAGGAGCTCCTGAAG CTCTTGGATCTGAAGATATTCGTGGACACAGACTCGGACATCCGCTTGGTGCGCCGCCTGCGCAGGGACATCAGCGAGCGCGGCCGGGACATCGAGGGTGTCATCAAGCAGTACAACAAGTTTGTCAAGCCTGCCTTCGACCAGTACATCCAGCCCACCATGAGGCTGGCAGACATCGTTGTCCCCAGAG GGAGTGGAAACACTGTGGCCATCGACCTGATTGTTCAGCATGTCCACAGCCAGCTGGAAGAG CGTGAACTCAGTGTCAG GGCTGCCCTGGCGTCTGCccaccagtgccaccccctTCCTCAGACCCTCAGTGTGCTGAAGAGCACCCCTCAGGTGAGGGGCATGCACACCATCATCAG AAACAAGGAGACCAGCAGAGATGAGTTCATTTTCTACTCCAAAAGGTTGATGCGGTTGCTGATTGAGCACGCGCTCTCCCTGCTCCCGTTCCAG AGCTGCACAGTCCAGACCCCTCAGGGACACGACTACGAAGGGAGGACATACAGTGGGAAACAA atCACCGGGGTGTCCATCCTGCGAGCGGGAGAGACCATGGAGCCGGCGCTGCGCGCGGTGTGCAAGGACGTCCGCATCGGCACCATCCTCATCCAGACCAACTGCAACACCGGCGAGCCCGAG CTCCACTACCTGCGGCTGCCAAAGGACATTAGCGAGGACCACGTCATTCTGATGGACTGCACAGTCTCCACGGGTGCTGCAGCCATGATGGCAGTGAGGGTGCTGCTG GATCATGATGTCCCAGAGGACAAGatcttcctgctctccctgctcatggcagagatGGGTGTCCACTCGGTTGCCTATGCATTCCCCCGGGTGAAGATCATCACCACGGCTGTGGACAAGAAGGTGAATGACCTCTTTCGGATAATCCCCGGCATCG GGAATTTTGGTGATCGGTACTTCGGGACGGACGCTCCTCCTGACTGGAGCGATGATGAGGATGCTCTGAGCACTTAG